From Jeotgalibaca dankookensis, one genomic window encodes:
- a CDS encoding aminotransferase: MKIAHFGVEEWLNTWEKKATYDISQSSVEALTLEELVGLDGTTVKDFFGGLSQKPLDYGWIEGSDSFKELVSSLYKQVEPENILQTNGATGANLLALYALIEPGDHVVSMLPTYQQLYDIPRSLGAHVEFVELKEEEQWQLDLNELKSKLKPETKVICLNSANNPTGTLLDTPTLKAIVDMAREVDAYILIDEVYSPLTHEGDFTSIADLYEKGISTNSLSKTYSVPGLRIGWTASSKELADIFRKYRDYTMICGGVLSDELAVHALKNKDKILERNRKIVKENLEILNQWVEKEPRVSLVSPYYVSTSFIKLDIPQDDQSFCIDLLEETGVLLVPGSSFDYPGHARLGYCCKKETLIKGLELLSLYLKKFD; the protein is encoded by the coding sequence ATGAAAATTGCACATTTCGGCGTTGAAGAATGGCTGAATACATGGGAGAAGAAAGCAACCTATGATATCTCTCAAAGTTCAGTTGAAGCCTTAACGCTTGAGGAATTAGTTGGATTGGATGGGACTACTGTGAAGGATTTTTTTGGAGGTCTTAGCCAAAAACCTTTAGATTATGGTTGGATAGAAGGTTCTGATTCTTTTAAAGAACTAGTTTCCTCTCTTTATAAACAGGTAGAACCAGAGAATATTCTACAAACAAATGGAGCAACCGGGGCTAACTTATTGGCTCTGTATGCACTCATTGAACCAGGCGATCATGTGGTCTCCATGTTGCCTACCTATCAGCAGCTTTATGATATTCCCCGCTCTCTTGGTGCTCACGTGGAATTTGTCGAACTAAAAGAAGAAGAACAGTGGCAATTAGATTTAAACGAATTAAAATCAAAGCTAAAGCCGGAAACCAAAGTGATTTGTTTGAACAGTGCAAATAATCCAACTGGAACACTCTTAGATACCCCTACTCTAAAAGCGATTGTTGATATGGCTAGAGAAGTTGATGCTTATATTTTAATTGACGAAGTTTATTCACCCTTAACTCATGAAGGAGACTTTACTTCTATTGCAGACCTCTATGAAAAAGGAATTTCAACAAATTCCTTATCAAAGACTTACTCAGTTCCGGGCCTTCGTATCGGTTGGACCGCTTCATCGAAAGAATTAGCAGATATTTTTCGTAAATATCGTGATTATACAATGATTTGCGGTGGTGTCTTATCAGATGAACTAGCTGTACACGCCTTAAAAAATAAAGACAAGATTTTAGAACGTAATCGTAAAATTGTTAAAGAGAATTTAGAAATTTTAAATCAATGGGTAGAAAAGGAACCGCGCGTCAGTCTTGTTTCGCCATACTATGTGTCGACATCTTTTATTAAATTAGATATTCCACAAGATGATCAGTCATTTTGTATTGATTTACTGGAAGAAACTGGCGTCTTACTGGTTCCTGGCTCATCCTTTGACTATCCAGGTCATGCACGTCTGGGTTACTGTTGTAAAAAAGAAACGCTGATAAAAGGCTTAGAACTTTTATCTTTATATTTGAAAAAATTTGATTAG
- the adhP gene encoding alcohol dehydrogenase AdhP, with amino-acid sequence MKAIVVTPEQGTEIVKKKLRPLKSGEALLKMICCGVCHTDLHVKNADFGDVSGRILGHEGIGEVVEVADDVTSLKVGDRSSVAWFFEGCGHCEYCTTGRETLCREVKNSGYTVDGGMAEYCIVTADYSVKVPDGLDSAPASSITCAGITCYKAIKEANLIPGQWILISGLGGLGNLAVQYAKEVFNLKVIGVDINDTQLNFAKESGADILINPLHEDVGKVVHEKVGGVHGAVVTAVAKSAFNQAVDALRAGGTVVAVGLPSESMDLSIPRLVLDGIEVKGSLVGTRQDLAEAFQAGAEGKVIPKCEMRPMEDINEIFEEMEAGKIQGRMVLEL; translated from the coding sequence ATGAAAGCAATTGTCGTAACACCAGAACAAGGAACAGAAATTGTTAAGAAGAAGCTTCGTCCACTAAAATCAGGAGAAGCACTTTTGAAAATGATATGTTGCGGTGTTTGTCATACTGATTTACATGTAAAAAATGCAGATTTTGGCGATGTGTCTGGTAGAATTCTTGGACATGAAGGAATTGGTGAAGTCGTTGAAGTAGCAGACGATGTCACAAGTCTAAAGGTAGGGGATCGCTCAAGTGTTGCTTGGTTTTTTGAAGGCTGTGGCCACTGTGAGTATTGTACAACCGGACGTGAAACCTTATGTAGAGAAGTTAAAAACTCTGGTTATACAGTCGATGGCGGAATGGCCGAGTACTGTATTGTAACGGCAGACTATTCCGTGAAGGTGCCAGATGGTTTAGATTCAGCACCAGCTAGCTCAATCACATGTGCAGGGATAACCTGTTATAAAGCGATTAAAGAAGCAAACCTTATTCCAGGCCAATGGATTTTAATTTCTGGCTTAGGTGGACTAGGTAATTTAGCTGTTCAATATGCTAAGGAAGTATTCAACCTAAAAGTTATTGGTGTAGATATTAACGATACCCAATTAAACTTTGCAAAAGAATCTGGAGCAGATATTTTAATCAATCCACTTCACGAAGACGTTGGAAAAGTTGTGCATGAAAAGGTGGGCGGTGTTCATGGTGCCGTAGTAACCGCTGTGGCCAAATCAGCCTTCAACCAAGCCGTAGATGCGCTTCGTGCTGGAGGGACGGTTGTAGCCGTTGGTTTACCTTCTGAATCAATGGATTTATCTATACCACGTTTAGTACTAGATGGTATTGAGGTCAAGGGTTCATTAGTTGGAACACGTCAAGACCTAGCTGAAGCATTCCAAGCAGGAGCGGAAGGAAAAGTTATTCCTAAATGCGAAATGCGACCAATGGAAGATATTAACGAAATTTTTGAAGAGATGGAAGCTGGAAAGATTCAAGGACGTATGGTTCTTGAACTCTAA
- a CDS encoding SDR family NAD(P)-dependent oxidoreductase, whose product MKLKNKVAIITGGAGGIGRGIGMAFVKEGATVAIVDLDKESGERVLKELQEYSPDSIFIQQDLSKRDELPSIVEKVADAFGKIDILVNNAHASKMASIEKTTQKDLDLSFNTGFYPTFYLMQAALPYLKETKGKIINFSSGAGIEGHPNQGPYAAAKEAIRGISRVAANEFGQFGINVNIISPIAKSEGIMEWAENNPEIYDNMLKGIPMGRIGEVEEDIGRVAVFLASKDSDYITGQTLMVDGGSIKLR is encoded by the coding sequence ATGAAATTAAAAAATAAAGTTGCTATTATTACTGGTGGAGCTGGAGGAATTGGTCGTGGAATCGGAATGGCTTTTGTAAAGGAGGGTGCTACAGTAGCCATTGTCGATTTGGATAAAGAATCAGGTGAACGTGTTCTTAAAGAATTACAGGAATATTCTCCAGATTCAATCTTTATTCAGCAAGATTTGAGTAAACGCGACGAACTACCAAGTATCGTAGAAAAAGTTGCTGATGCATTTGGTAAAATTGATATCCTTGTCAATAATGCGCACGCTTCGAAGATGGCTTCCATTGAGAAAACGACACAAAAAGATTTAGATCTTTCTTTCAATACCGGTTTTTATCCAACCTTCTATTTGATGCAAGCGGCTTTACCTTATCTAAAAGAAACAAAAGGTAAAATCATTAACTTCTCATCCGGTGCTGGTATTGAAGGGCACCCTAACCAAGGCCCATACGCCGCAGCAAAAGAAGCAATCCGTGGTATTAGTCGTGTCGCTGCTAATGAGTTTGGTCAATTCGGTATTAATGTTAATATAATTTCTCCTATTGCAAAATCAGAGGGAATTATGGAATGGGCTGAAAATAACCCAGAAATATACGACAATATGCTAAAAGGTATCCCAATGGGTCGCATTGGAGAAGTAGAAGAAGATATTGGTCGCGTAGCAGTGTTCCTAGCAAGTAAGGATTCAGACTACATCACGGGGCAAACGTTGATGGTTGATGGTGGCTCAATTAAATTACGTTAA
- a CDS encoding NAD-dependent succinate-semialdehyde dehydrogenase, translating into MAYQTINPYTNEVVKEYPEATDQQLEDALQKSHELYHTFKKQDIKERAKLLHQVADKIRERSDELARTCTTEMGKLLTESKGEVELCAIIADWFADHAEEMLAPKEIETGANGIAEVHYQATGVIMMVEPWNFPYYQMMRVFAPNFMAGNTMVLKHASNTPSSAQLMADVILEAGAPEGSLTNLFLNYDQVSKAIADPRVQGVALTGSERGGSTVAKVAGENLKKTTLELGGMDPFIVLDDANMEDVVDIAWRSRLYNNGQECTSSKRFIVMEDVYDEFVEQLKHNFSKVKPGDPLDPDTTLAPMNTKKAKEKLQDQVNEAIEAGAKVVYGNEPVDLPGQFFMPTILTNIDRDNPAHTTEMFGPVAVVYKVKTEEEAIELANDSSYGLGGIVFASDSEHGAEVAAKIETGMVFVNNIRYSLPELPFGGVKRSGFGREMSSIGQKAFVNEKLIVKADRPDMDNLAGGLVATQEHK; encoded by the coding sequence ATGGCTTATCAAACAATTAATCCCTATACAAACGAGGTAGTAAAAGAATACCCAGAGGCTACTGATCAACAACTAGAAGATGCACTACAAAAAAGTCATGAGCTTTATCATACATTTAAAAAACAAGATATAAAAGAACGGGCAAAACTGCTTCACCAAGTTGCAGATAAAATTCGTGAAAGATCAGATGAACTCGCTCGCACTTGCACGACTGAAATGGGAAAATTATTGACGGAGTCTAAAGGCGAAGTTGAATTATGCGCAATCATTGCAGACTGGTTTGCTGATCATGCAGAAGAAATGCTCGCACCTAAAGAAATTGAAACAGGTGCTAATGGAATAGCTGAAGTTCATTATCAAGCAACAGGTGTCATCATGATGGTTGAACCTTGGAACTTCCCTTACTACCAAATGATGCGCGTTTTTGCACCAAACTTTATGGCTGGTAACACCATGGTTCTAAAACACGCTTCTAATACACCGTCTTCAGCACAACTTATGGCTGATGTCATTTTGGAAGCCGGGGCCCCTGAAGGTTCATTAACGAATTTATTCTTAAATTACGATCAAGTATCTAAAGCCATTGCTGATCCAAGAGTTCAAGGTGTTGCATTGACTGGTTCAGAAAGAGGCGGCTCTACCGTTGCTAAAGTAGCAGGAGAGAACCTTAAGAAAACAACGTTAGAACTCGGTGGAATGGACCCATTTATTGTTTTAGATGATGCGAATATGGAAGATGTGGTTGATATCGCATGGCGCTCCCGTCTTTATAATAATGGACAAGAATGTACATCATCAAAACGTTTTATTGTAATGGAAGATGTTTATGATGAATTTGTTGAACAATTGAAACACAACTTTAGTAAAGTGAAACCAGGTGATCCATTAGACCCAGATACAACGTTGGCACCAATGAATACTAAAAAGGCTAAAGAAAAGTTACAAGACCAAGTCAATGAAGCCATTGAAGCAGGGGCAAAAGTTGTTTATGGAAATGAACCCGTAGACTTACCTGGTCAATTCTTTATGCCAACGATTTTGACTAACATAGATCGAGATAACCCAGCACATACAACTGAAATGTTTGGACCGGTTGCAGTTGTCTATAAAGTAAAAACAGAAGAAGAAGCAATTGAATTAGCAAATGATTCTTCTTACGGATTAGGTGGTATTGTATTTGCTAGTGATAGCGAACACGGTGCTGAAGTAGCGGCTAAAATAGAAACAGGAATGGTATTTGTCAATAACATCCGTTATTCTTTACCTGAACTGCCATTTGGCGGAGTCAAACGCTCTGGTTTTGGAAGAGAAATGAGTAGTATTGGTCAAAAAGCTTTTGTTAATGAAAAATTAATTGTTAAAGCAGACCGACCTGATATGGATAACCTCGCGGGTGGGCTAGTCGCCACACAAGAACATAAATAA
- a CDS encoding ISL3 family transposase — MSHNHFIGKLLGIKDKNIKVDEDNWLKEDVRNGLRCKIISATLTYIPKACKCCGCVNAGSIVKNGTKLTHPLLLDMAGCPTYLELKKQRFLCRECGQTFIAETTMVKKRCHISNDVKHSIAVQGTCNISEKDIAREHRVSNNTVKRVFGAFYNTFRQTYTYLPENLAIDEFKSVKSADGAMSLIICDSDSHRIFDVLEDRRNKSITDYFLRFSQEQRAKVKTVVVDLYGPYQKLFQALFPQAELIIDRFHIVTQVNRALNMARIGFMNTLKKANDLKAKRDYRKLKKYWKLILKKEELLNGTEYRYHRLFKGMVTERGIIDYILSLDEGLRLNYNAYQTIVFTVTHRKPDLFRSFIHEKQRGLSAKMDQALKTFRQSERAIVNALSYDYSNGLVEGINNKIKVIKRTAYGYRNFSNFRNRIFIEYKLLEIKTAA, encoded by the coding sequence TTGTCTCATAATCATTTTATAGGAAAACTACTGGGAATAAAAGATAAAAATATCAAGGTGGATGAAGATAATTGGTTGAAGGAAGACGTACGGAACGGCTTGCGCTGTAAAATCATCTCCGCCACGCTCACCTACATACCGAAAGCGTGTAAATGCTGTGGCTGCGTGAACGCTGGTTCAATCGTAAAGAACGGGACGAAGCTGACCCACCCGCTGCTCCTGGATATGGCGGGATGTCCAACCTACTTAGAATTGAAGAAACAGCGGTTCCTGTGCAGGGAATGCGGACAAACCTTTATTGCGGAAACAACGATGGTCAAAAAACGGTGCCACATCTCGAATGATGTCAAACATTCCATCGCAGTCCAGGGGACGTGTAACATATCTGAAAAGGATATTGCTCGGGAGCACCGTGTATCAAACAACACCGTCAAACGGGTTTTCGGAGCCTTTTATAACACATTCCGTCAAACCTACACCTATCTGCCCGAGAACTTGGCCATCGACGAGTTTAAAAGCGTCAAAAGTGCTGATGGAGCCATGAGTCTAATTATTTGCGATTCCGATAGCCATCGGATTTTCGATGTCCTTGAAGACCGTCGAAACAAGTCAATCACTGATTACTTCCTGCGTTTTTCACAAGAACAACGCGCCAAGGTCAAGACCGTGGTTGTGGACCTGTATGGTCCTTATCAAAAGCTGTTCCAGGCGCTCTTTCCTCAGGCTGAATTGATTATTGACCGTTTCCATATCGTCACGCAGGTAAACCGGGCGCTCAATATGGCACGTATTGGCTTTATGAATACCTTGAAGAAAGCGAATGACTTGAAAGCAAAACGAGATTATAGAAAACTAAAAAAATATTGGAAATTGATTCTGAAAAAAGAAGAACTGTTGAATGGCACAGAATATCGTTATCATAGACTTTTCAAGGGCATGGTGACGGAACGGGGGATCATCGATTATATTCTTTCTTTGGACGAGGGTCTCCGCCTGAATTATAATGCCTACCAAACAATCGTCTTTACCGTTACGCACCGGAAACCGGATTTGTTTCGGTCCTTCATTCATGAGAAACAACGGGGGCTTTCTGCCAAGATGGACCAAGCTTTGAAGACATTCCGCCAATCCGAAAGAGCTATTGTAAACGCACTGAGCTATGACTATTCAAACGGATTAGTGGAAGGGATTAATAATAAAATCAAGGTCATCAAGCGGACAGCCTATGGCTATCGCAACTTTTCTAATTTCCGAAACCGCATCTTCATTGAATATAAATTACTAGAAATAAAAACAGCAGCTTAG
- a CDS encoding YfcC family protein, whose translation MAKEKRQRRQLSSFSILFIIIIILGIITRLLDGQPFTPQEVQGGTEIVDQVIGAKISDVIMSPFFGFRDALDISVFILVLGGFLNIVTKTGTLEAGIQHIVKKFKGNESMIIVVLMLLFSIGGSTYGMAEETIPFYTLLTATMVAAGFDTMVTVGTVLLGAGSGVIGSTVNPFSTGAAMDALRGVGIEPKVNVILIIGAVIWITTTIFSIILVTRYAKKVQADKGSTILSIQEQKAMEEFRKEGITDLKLTKQHKNILWIFALTFVVMIVSLIPWPDFGITIFEGWTSVLTGNSFGEWYFGDLAMWFFIMGLIIALIDKFSEKKIINGFVEGGSEMLSVVLIIVVARGVSVLMSTTHLDLYVLDQASGLLKGLSPVLFVIGSFALYLFLSFLIPSTSGLAYVSIPVMGGLASEIGLSPDVMIMIFAAGCGLINIITPTSGVVMGGLDISRVEYATWLKFIIKPLILMGLMILIILIGAMLIFS comes from the coding sequence ATGGCAAAAGAAAAAAGGCAAAGAAGACAACTCAGTTCTTTTAGTATTCTGTTTATTATTATCATTATATTAGGTATCATTACACGGTTATTGGATGGCCAGCCGTTTACCCCCCAAGAGGTACAAGGTGGAACAGAAATTGTTGACCAAGTTATCGGTGCCAAAATATCCGATGTTATCATGTCACCGTTTTTTGGATTCCGAGATGCACTTGATATTAGTGTATTTATTTTAGTTTTAGGTGGCTTCTTGAATATTGTTACCAAAACGGGAACCTTGGAAGCTGGAATTCAACACATTGTTAAAAAATTCAAAGGTAACGAATCAATGATTATTGTTGTATTGATGCTATTATTTTCAATTGGTGGATCAACTTATGGGATGGCAGAAGAAACAATTCCATTCTATACGCTACTAACTGCTACAATGGTTGCAGCTGGTTTTGATACGATGGTAACAGTAGGGACCGTCTTATTAGGAGCAGGGTCAGGGGTTATCGGTTCGACTGTAAACCCATTCTCAACTGGTGCAGCTATGGACGCCCTTAGAGGTGTTGGTATTGAACCAAAAGTTAACGTCATTCTTATTATCGGAGCTGTCATCTGGATTACCACTACAATTTTCTCAATCATTTTAGTAACTAGATATGCAAAAAAAGTTCAGGCAGATAAGGGTTCAACTATTTTGTCTATTCAAGAACAAAAAGCGATGGAAGAATTTAGAAAAGAAGGCATTACAGATTTAAAATTAACTAAGCAACATAAAAATATTCTATGGATATTTGCTTTAACATTCGTTGTTATGATTGTGTCGCTTATCCCTTGGCCTGACTTTGGAATTACCATATTCGAAGGTTGGACTTCAGTTTTAACAGGTAACAGTTTTGGTGAATGGTACTTTGGTGACCTAGCGATGTGGTTCTTTATCATGGGACTCATCATTGCGCTAATTGATAAATTTTCTGAAAAGAAAATTATCAATGGGTTTGTTGAAGGTGGATCTGAAATGTTATCCGTTGTGTTAATTATCGTAGTTGCTAGAGGGGTTTCCGTTTTAATGTCGACCACTCACTTGGATTTATACGTCTTAGATCAAGCTTCTGGTTTACTGAAAGGATTATCACCGGTATTGTTTGTAATTGGATCATTTGCTCTTTACTTATTCTTGTCATTCCTTATCCCATCAACATCTGGACTCGCTTATGTGTCTATTCCAGTTATGGGTGGTTTAGCAAGTGAAATTGGGTTAAGTCCTGATGTTATGATAATGATTTTTGCAGCTGGCTGTGGGCTTATCAATATTATCACACCAACTTCTGGAGTTGTTATGGGTGGACTTGATATTTCTAGAGTCGAGTATGCAACTTGGTTGAAATTTATTATTAAACCATTAATATTGATGGGCTTAATGATTCTTATTATCTTGATTGGTGCTATGTTGATTTTTAGTTAA
- the argF gene encoding ornithine carbamoyltransferase, with amino-acid sequence MKTVFQGRSFLAEKDFTRAEIEFLIDFGIHLKDLKKRRIPHHYLEGKNIALLFEKASTRTRAAFTTAAIDLGAHPEYLGKDDIQLGKKESVEDTAKVLGSMFDGIEFRGFDQKVVEGLAEHSGVPVWNGLTDEWHPTQMIADFMTVKENFGHLEGLTLVYVGDGRNNMANSLLTTGAILGVNVRIAAPKELFPSDEVVNYAEKFAKESGSKLMITDDVDKAVKDADILYTDVWVSMGEEDKFEERVNMLKPYQINMEMVNKTGNTDNLIVLHCLPAFHDTETQYGKMVEERFGVSEMEITDEVFRSKYGRQFEEAENRMHSIKAIMAATLGNLFIPYVQ; translated from the coding sequence ATGAAAACAGTTTTTCAAGGAAGAAGCTTTTTAGCAGAAAAAGACTTCACAAGAGCAGAAATAGAATTTTTAATTGATTTCGGTATCCACTTAAAAGATTTAAAAAAACGAAGGATACCCCATCACTATTTAGAAGGAAAAAACATTGCATTGTTATTTGAAAAAGCTTCCACTCGTACAAGAGCTGCTTTCACAACCGCCGCTATTGACTTAGGTGCGCACCCTGAATACCTGGGTAAAGATGATATTCAATTAGGGAAAAAAGAGTCTGTAGAAGATACTGCTAAAGTATTGGGAAGTATGTTCGACGGGATCGAATTCCGCGGTTTCGACCAAAAAGTCGTTGAAGGGTTAGCCGAACATTCTGGTGTTCCTGTATGGAACGGCCTAACAGACGAATGGCATCCAACACAAATGATTGCTGACTTCATGACAGTTAAAGAAAACTTTGGTCATCTAGAAGGTTTAACACTTGTTTACGTAGGAGATGGCCGCAACAATATGGCGAACAGCTTACTTACAACCGGAGCTATTTTAGGTGTTAATGTGCGTATCGCTGCTCCAAAAGAACTATTCCCTTCAGATGAAGTTGTTAATTATGCAGAAAAATTTGCTAAAGAATCTGGAAGTAAATTAATGATTACCGATGATGTTGATAAAGCTGTAAAAGATGCTGATATCCTTTATACAGATGTATGGGTATCAATGGGAGAAGAAGATAAATTCGAAGAACGTGTCAATATGTTGAAACCATACCAAATCAATATGGAAATGGTTAACAAAACTGGTAATACAGATAACCTAATTGTTTTACACTGCTTGCCAGCTTTCCATGATACTGAAACGCAATACGGTAAAATGGTAGAAGAAAGATTTGGTGTTTCTGAAATGGAAATTACTGATGAAGTATTCAGAAGTAAATATGGACGTCAGTTTGAAGAAGCAGAAAATAGAATGCACTCAATCAAAGCAATAATGGCTGCTACCTTAGGTAACTTATTCATTCCATACGTACAATGA
- the arcA gene encoding arginine deiminase, which yields MNRPINVNSEIGKLKKVMVHRPGKEMENLMPDYLERLLFDDIPFLEGAQKEHDHFVEVMEERGVEVVYLEKLAAEAIDAGQAKEEFVDLWLSETSIVSENVQAIVKEKLLAMDTFEMVLKTMEGFRKTEIDSSHFKSSLADLIETDYPFLVDPMPNLYFTRDPFATMANGVTINQMFAETRNRETIYGHFIFKYHPEYKDNVDKFYSRDEKDRIEGGDELVLSKDVLAIGISQRTDARAIETLAKRVFEKGVFKEILGFDIGEHRKFMHLDTVFTMVDYDKFTIHPEIEAGLRVLSLTPDGNGGIKIVEKESNKLSEVLAEALGLDSVTLIPCAGGGLVDSAREQWNDGSNTLTIAPGVVVVYDRNTITNSLLEENGLELIKIPGSELVRGRGGPRCMTMPLVREDL from the coding sequence GTGAATCGTCCAATCAATGTCAATTCAGAAATTGGTAAGTTGAAGAAGGTTATGGTGCATCGTCCAGGTAAAGAGATGGAAAATCTTATGCCTGACTACTTAGAAAGATTATTATTTGATGATATTCCTTTCTTAGAGGGTGCACAAAAAGAACACGATCATTTCGTTGAAGTTATGGAAGAACGTGGTGTCGAAGTTGTTTATCTAGAAAAACTAGCAGCTGAAGCAATCGATGCAGGGCAAGCAAAGGAAGAGTTTGTTGACCTATGGCTTTCAGAAACTAGTATTGTTTCAGAGAACGTTCAAGCTATCGTAAAAGAAAAATTACTAGCGATGGATACATTTGAAATGGTTCTTAAAACAATGGAAGGCTTCAGAAAAACAGAAATTGATAGCAGTCATTTCAAATCATCTCTAGCTGATTTGATTGAAACAGATTATCCTTTCTTGGTTGATCCAATGCCAAACTTGTATTTCACACGTGATCCATTTGCAACAATGGCTAATGGCGTTACAATTAACCAAATGTTTGCAGAAACACGAAATCGTGAAACAATTTATGGCCACTTTATCTTCAAATATCACCCAGAATATAAAGATAATGTTGATAAATTCTATTCTCGTGATGAAAAAGACCGTATTGAAGGCGGCGATGAGTTAGTCCTTTCTAAAGATGTTCTTGCTATCGGTATTTCTCAACGTACAGATGCACGTGCAATCGAAACACTAGCAAAACGCGTATTTGAAAAAGGTGTCTTTAAAGAAATTCTAGGTTTCGATATCGGTGAGCATAGAAAATTCATGCACTTAGATACAGTTTTCACAATGGTTGATTATGATAAATTTACAATCCATCCAGAAATCGAAGCTGGTTTAAGAGTCCTATCCTTAACACCAGATGGAAATGGTGGTATTAAGATTGTTGAAAAAGAAAGTAATAAACTATCTGAAGTATTAGCAGAAGCATTAGGATTAGATTCAGTAACCCTTATCCCTTGTGCAGGCGGCGGTCTTGTCGATTCTGCGCGTGAGCAATGGAACGATGGTTCTAATACACTGACAATCGCACCAGGTGTCGTTGTGGTTTATGACCGTAATACAATCACCAACTCTCTACTCGAAGAAAATGGATTAGAACTTATTAAAATCCCAGGAAGTGAATTAGTTCGTGGTCGTGGGGGCCCAAGATGTATGACAATGCCTCTAGTAAGAGAAGATCTATAA
- a CDS encoding type 1 glutamine amidotransferase domain-containing protein, with the protein MAKVAVVLTDLFEDVEFTSPRDALVEAGHEVVVVGFEKGTTVTGKKEKASVEIDIGIDEANPKDFDALLIPGGYSPDQLRDDERFLDFVRHFSNEKKFIFSICHAPQLLVNADVIRGKDLTSVSQVSVDVKNAGGNFIDKAVVIDDSGLISSRTPDDLEDFNEAILNALNK; encoded by the coding sequence ATGGCTAAAGTTGCAGTCGTCTTAACAGACTTATTCGAAGATGTCGAGTTCACTTCCCCAAGAGATGCTCTTGTTGAGGCAGGACACGAGGTGGTAGTAGTTGGATTTGAAAAAGGAACAACTGTTACTGGAAAAAAAGAAAAAGCAAGTGTTGAAATAGACATAGGAATTGATGAAGCTAATCCAAAAGACTTTGATGCTTTACTTATTCCTGGTGGATATTCTCCTGACCAATTGCGTGATGACGAACGATTCCTAGATTTTGTCCGCCACTTTTCTAATGAAAAGAAATTTATTTTCTCAATTTGCCATGCACCTCAATTACTAGTAAATGCGGATGTTATCCGTGGTAAAGACCTCACTTCTGTAAGTCAAGTAAGTGTCGATGTGAAAAACGCGGGTGGAAACTTTATAGATAAAGCAGTTGTCATTGATGACAGTGGTTTGATTTCAAGTCGTACACCAGATGATTTAGAAGACTTTAACGAAGCAATTTTGAATGCTTTAAATAAATAA
- the deoC gene encoding deoxyribose-phosphate aldolase, with product MTKINKYIDHTLLKPEATEKEIHDLCEEAIEYDFMSVCVQPYWVSKVSAFLNDTDVKVCTVVGFPHGANTKEVKAFEAKQAVQKGADEVDMVINIGAAKEGKFDTIREEISAVAEAVKGQALLKVILETALLTDDEIISVSEAAKAAGADFVKTSTGFSTGGATLADVSLMRQTVGPDMGVKASGGVRTYADALAFIEAGATRLGASSGKAIVDEWEASQN from the coding sequence ATGACGAAAATAAACAAATATATTGACCACACACTATTAAAACCAGAAGCAACAGAGAAAGAAATCCACGATTTATGTGAAGAAGCAATTGAATATGACTTTATGTCTGTATGTGTACAACCATATTGGGTTAGCAAAGTGAGTGCTTTTTTAAATGACACGGATGTAAAAGTTTGTACTGTTGTCGGTTTTCCACACGGGGCAAACACAAAAGAAGTTAAAGCATTCGAAGCTAAACAAGCAGTTCAAAAGGGTGCAGATGAAGTCGATATGGTCATCAACATTGGTGCCGCTAAAGAAGGTAAGTTTGATACTATTCGTGAAGAAATCAGTGCTGTAGCAGAAGCCGTTAAAGGACAAGCACTTTTAAAGGTAATCTTAGAAACAGCTTTACTAACGGACGATGAGATTATCTCAGTATCCGAGGCTGCGAAAGCTGCCGGCGCAGATTTCGTTAAAACATCGACCGGCTTTTCTACAGGTGGAGCAACACTTGCAGACGTATCTCTCATGCGTCAAACCGTTGGTCCAGATATGGGTGTTAAAGCGAGTGGTGGTGTTCGCACTTATGCTGATGCACTTGCTTTCATTGAAGCTGGGGCTACACGTTTAGGAGCATCTAGCGGTAAAGCAATTGTCGATGAATGGGAAGCTTCACAAAACTAA